GGTTTTCCTGCCAATAGTTTTTATTCTCTATTGGCTAATCCCGAAAGAAAAAATCAAGCTTCAAAACCTCCTGATTGTAGGAGCCAGCTATTTCTTTTATGCTTGGTGGGATTGGCGCTATTTAGGACTCATTCTACTGAGCACTTTCGTTGATTATGCTGTAGGAGTCAGACTAGCAAGTACAAAGTCCCGCTCTTCGCGAAAAGCATTGCTTTGGGTTAGCCTGCTGGTGAATCTCGGACTTTTGGGCTTCTTTAAGTATTATAATTTCTTTCTGGAGAATTTCATAGCCTCATTTTCCTTCTTCGGCGCCGAATTGAATGCTAGCTCCCTGAACCTGATACTTCCGGTAGGGATTAGCTTTTACACCTTTCAAACCCTAAGTTATACGATCGATGTTTACAAAGGAAAGCTAGATCCCACCCGTGATTTTATAGCTTTTAGTGCCTTTGTGAGCTTTTTCCCCCAGTTGGTTGCAGGCCCGATTGAAAGAGCCACTCAGCTATTACCGCAATTTTACCAAAGCCGTAGCTTCGATTATTCAAAAGCGGTGGATGGACTGCGCCAAATCCTCTGGGGCTTGTTTAAGAAGATTGTGATTGCCGATAATTGCGCGGAATACGCCAACTTGATTTTCAACAATTCCGATCATTATTCGGGTAGCACCTTAGTGCTGGGAGCACTATTTTTTAGCTTTCAGATCTATGGCGACTTCTCCGGTTATTCGGATATCGCCATTGGTACAGCGCGCCTCTTCGGGTTCAATTTGAGTCGAAACTTTGCCTTCCCCTATTTCTCTCGCGATATCGCCGAGTTTTGGCGGCGTTGGCACATCTCTCTTTCCACCTGGTTTAGAGATTACCTCTATATCCCTTTAGGTGGCAGTCGTG
The Croceimicrobium hydrocarbonivorans genome window above contains:
- a CDS encoding MBOAT family O-acyltransferase, producing MLFNSIDFVVFLPIVFILYWLIPKEKIKLQNLLIVGASYFFYAWWDWRYLGLILLSTFVDYAVGVRLASTKSRSSRKALLWVSLLVNLGLLGFFKYYNFFLENFIASFSFFGAELNASSLNLILPVGISFYTFQTLSYTIDVYKGKLDPTRDFIAFSAFVSFFPQLVAGPIERATQLLPQFYQSRSFDYSKAVDGLRQILWGLFKKIVIADNCAEYANLIFNNSDHYSGSTLVLGALFFSFQIYGDFSGYSDIAIGTARLFGFNLSRNFAFPYFSRDIAEFWRRWHISLSTWFRDYLYIPLGGSRGSIALKLRNTFLIFLVSGFWHGANWTFIIWGALNALYFLPLLLGQRNRKHLDIVGSNGNPIKLKELFKILLTFGLTVLAWVFFRAENLEHAFHYILGIFSASLFSLPEILPKTILLLLALFLVIEWLGREDQFALQQFGLKWNKSLRYALYLSLIAALFWFGGKEQQFIYFQF